The Denitrificimonas caeni genome has a segment encoding these proteins:
- a CDS encoding PilW family protein, which produces MINRFNQFGLSMIELLVALAISSFLILGVTQIYIDNKKSYYFQQGQAENNDTSRFIIYTLDNELQKIGYRRRPDLKYESIFKASDGFAKGEVIKVDAENKLRFRYQPHSTEDYACDGSSVSESDFSDINSIYKGVNLLPRVVTIEFDKDSGVLKCNGDEVVSNVTEFSFLYAIPVNNTNSRAGLKYVTFDDLTNANKVKGIRYRALISSNMKNLADFEDSKALDTFYKEVDDKPDSRAIYQLVNKTVMLRNLTSW; this is translated from the coding sequence ATGATTAATAGATTTAATCAGTTTGGGCTCTCAATGATTGAGCTACTAGTAGCTTTAGCTATAAGTAGCTTTTTGATTCTAGGAGTTACCCAAATATATATAGATAATAAGAAAAGCTATTATTTTCAACAGGGGCAAGCTGAAAATAACGATACTTCACGTTTTATAATTTACACACTGGATAATGAGTTGCAGAAAATAGGATATAGACGTAGACCGGATTTGAAGTATGAGAGCATTTTTAAAGCTTCGGATGGTTTCGCAAAGGGAGAAGTAATTAAAGTTGATGCAGAAAATAAGCTGAGATTTCGTTACCAGCCGCATAGCACAGAAGATTATGCCTGTGATGGTAGCTCTGTGTCCGAAAGTGATTTCTCGGATATAAATTCAATATATAAGGGAGTTAATCTTTTGCCGCGAGTGGTTACTATAGAGTTCGATAAAGATTCGGGTGTCTTGAAGTGCAATGGTGATGAGGTTGTTTCAAATGTTACAGAATTTAGTTTTTTGTACGCTATACCTGTTAATAATACGAATTCAAGAGCTGGTCTAAAATATGTAACTTTTGATGACCTAACAAATGCTAACAAAGTTAAAGGAATTCGATATCGAGCGCTAATTTCAAGTAATATGAAAAACTTAGCTGATTTTGAAGATAGTAAAGCACTAGATACATTTTATAAAGAAGTTGATGATAAACCAGATAGTCGAGCAATTTATCAGTTAGTTAATAAAACAGTAATGCTAAGGAATTTGACCTCATGGTAA
- a CDS encoding pilus assembly PilX family protein, with translation MVNNKQKGASLFVALIMLVVLTILAVSSMRGVVLESRITGSMVLDSKLFNQAETTLSDIENRIDLLQAPMQSCTNNNNDSICIENTLLNTVIAPDFDYLVKPYATELIDFTGPKIEKLKSSWYAIPAPAGETEGESLNPEYGQTLRGIGTFMYEVTVKSNMEDNVNENIYIRTVYSKEFGG, from the coding sequence ATGGTAAATAATAAACAAAAAGGTGCTAGTTTATTCGTAGCATTGATTATGCTTGTGGTCCTTACAATACTGGCTGTGTCCAGCATGCGTGGCGTCGTTCTGGAAAGTAGAATTACAGGAAGCATGGTATTGGACAGTAAACTGTTTAATCAGGCCGAAACGACTTTGAGTGATATAGAAAATAGAATTGATCTGCTTCAGGCACCAATGCAGTCGTGCACAAATAATAATAATGATTCGATATGTATCGAAAATACACTTCTTAACACTGTCATTGCTCCAGACTTTGATTATTTAGTTAAACCTTATGCTACAGAGTTAATAGATTTTACTGGACCTAAAATTGAAAAGTTGAAAAGTAGTTGGTATGCAATACCAGCTCCTGCAGGAGAGACGGAAGGCGAAAGTCTAAATCCTGAATACGGTCAAACTTTACGCGGTATCGGTACTTTTATGTATGAGGTCACAGTTAAGTCCAATATGGAGGATAATGTAAATGAAAATATTTACATCCGAACTGTGTATTCAAAAGAATTTGGCGGCTGA
- a CDS encoding ABC transporter ATP-binding protein encodes MSKSAVLAQAAEQQVVLQLDMLNKIFNAGTPLQNHVLHDISLQVSRGELVALVGTSGSGKSTLLNVMGLLDVSSSGELRIQGHRVQGMTEQQRTQLRSESIGFVFQFHHLISAFSVLDNVLMPLMLRYGKPSKEQIAYAEYLLNEVGLAQFMRQSTNRLSGGQQQRVAIARALVTKPALVLADEPTGNLDTQTADEVFRLFERFNVEHQCAIVIVTHDPRLSARCPRTIRLTDGRIVYDGPSADLPSLFV; translated from the coding sequence ATGTCTAAATCAGCCGTACTTGCCCAAGCCGCCGAGCAGCAGGTGGTATTGCAGCTGGATATGCTCAATAAAATCTTTAATGCGGGCACACCATTGCAAAACCATGTTTTGCACGATATTTCATTGCAGGTCAGTCGCGGCGAATTGGTGGCGCTGGTGGGCACTTCTGGTTCTGGCAAAAGCACCTTGCTCAATGTTATGGGCTTGCTGGATGTGTCCTCTTCTGGCGAGTTGCGCATTCAAGGGCATCGGGTGCAAGGCATGACCGAGCAGCAACGCACACAATTGCGCAGTGAATCCATTGGCTTTGTTTTCCAGTTTCACCACCTGATCAGTGCTTTTAGTGTGCTGGATAATGTCTTAATGCCCTTAATGCTGCGCTACGGCAAACCGAGTAAAGAGCAAATAGCTTACGCAGAATACTTACTCAATGAAGTGGGGCTGGCGCAGTTTATGCGGCAATCCACTAACCGATTATCGGGTGGTCAACAGCAGCGGGTGGCGATTGCCCGAGCCTTGGTCACTAAGCCGGCATTGGTCTTGGCCGATGAACCAACCGGTAATCTGGATACACAAACCGCAGACGAAGTGTTTCGATTATTTGAGCGTTTTAACGTGGAGCATCAATGCGCCATTGTCATTGTTACTCACGATCCAAGGTTAAGCGCGCGCTGCCCACGGACGATTCGTCTCACCGATGGCCGCATTGTGTATGACGGACCATCAGCAGATTTGCCCAGTTTGTTTGTTTAG
- the pilV gene encoding type IV pilus modification protein PilV, which produces MKNSRGFSLIEVLITLVLTVIGVLGMVAMQTKAIQYTAESVTRSTAVMLVDDMLELLRSNRDKIYNKKSELIVDSKYFKKEGESFPVLNCNAYDSLTSAEDPETQLCVWAQHAKALLPGVTDEVLKSNFYIEQVDSTNAIKLGVFWVGKADECGEDLCTYSVVVEI; this is translated from the coding sequence ATGAAAAATAGTCGAGGTTTTAGCCTAATTGAAGTATTAATTACTCTGGTTTTAACAGTGATAGGCGTTTTGGGTATGGTTGCAATGCAGACAAAAGCTATTCAGTACACAGCAGAATCTGTTACGCGCAGCACTGCGGTCATGCTTGTTGATGATATGTTGGAGCTTCTAAGGTCAAATAGAGATAAAATATATAATAAAAAAAGCGAGCTTATTGTTGATTCTAAATACTTTAAAAAAGAAGGTGAGAGCTTTCCTGTTTTAAACTGTAATGCCTATGATTCACTAACAAGTGCTGAAGATCCTGAAACACAGTTGTGTGTATGGGCTCAACATGCAAAAGCGTTGCTTCCAGGTGTGACTGATGAGGTTTTGAAAAGTAATTTTTATATTGAGCAAGTTGATTCTACTAATGCTATTAAACTCGGCGTATTTTGGGTCGGCAAAGCTGATGAGTGTGGTGAGGATCTTTGTACGTACTCTGTTGTAGTGGAGATATAA
- a CDS encoding GspH/FimT family pseudopilin, whose protein sequence is MLRLKGMRGFTLVELMITLALLAIVATIAVPNFMQFIRNNQVQAKADELKSFLQYARGQAVTTRKSYEIDISSWEIKPIGGSAERSIDFSNASTVVRSNLETGVTKLNYQPNGSVSGPATFTVCYNNDFSNGYLIELKRSGLIKMYMRGYKNNTDKLTNCTL, encoded by the coding sequence ATGTTACGACTGAAAGGCATGCGTGGGTTTACCCTCGTAGAACTGATGATAACCCTAGCGCTACTGGCCATAGTCGCCACCATAGCCGTGCCCAACTTCATGCAGTTTATTCGTAACAACCAAGTGCAGGCCAAGGCCGATGAGTTGAAAAGTTTCTTGCAATATGCGCGAGGGCAGGCGGTGACTACGCGAAAAAGCTATGAAATTGATATTAGCTCGTGGGAGATCAAGCCAATTGGTGGAAGCGCAGAGCGTAGTATTGATTTTAGCAATGCTAGTACAGTAGTGAGAAGTAATTTAGAAACAGGTGTTACAAAACTTAATTATCAACCTAACGGCAGTGTGTCGGGGCCTGCTACGTTTACAGTTTGCTACAATAACGACTTTTCTAATGGGTATTTGATAGAGCTTAAGCGCAGTGGTTTAATTAAAATGTATATGCGCGGCTATAAAAACAATACAGATAAGCTCACTAACTGCACATTATGA
- a CDS encoding pilus assembly protein, with the protein MKNNLLIAFSCLALTGALQAAPLDISDAPIFVNSAVPPLNLLVMGKDHKLYYEAYSDNSDLDGDSVIDVGYKPEQIDYFGYFNSNLCYTHSGGKFIPKEKANNKKCSSKWSGDFLNYLATSRMDALRKVLYGGYRSVDKTDETVLQAAYIPRDGHSWGKEYNPARDAYSIKDYAPYSEPAVGHYHLFAVTTDTHDSNAVPSLKVLTNTKYRVWEWVSKEAPVASDSCWAGACTGKGPANSLTMLPESVVSGLSMTVWGHSNNSQPNSRAEMNSQFSGSKTICGSTPVNHINSVIGNNGFTVKNNNNIFAGANSSCFSNEKYMVEIKGKLKLTEGGSYKFRSMMRGSLDFTIGTQRFESYDGGWNDKNISLAAGEHDITLRYLKAKRDGEDYWEMQWIPAGNTPKSKMDHYAIKIDVCPASNSDLREDNCQAYPNKGGKAVYKPTGLLHDFGAEDKMYFGLLTGSYENNIDGGVLRNNIDSFTKEIDPQTGIYKSAYKGVVNTINNLKLYGFGGTQYTGCGLLANPLDTYSNQKCHMWGNPVAEMMYEGLRYFSGADKATPSYSYTQNKSVDSTLSLEQPKWESPYRDVSKGGYPACAKPVMTVVSDITPSYDYNVPGSKWSSKVGSDAKLAKPLDVGAQVDAIWQAEGGGSRSVFIGESNGQVDYAPSPKVVSNLSTVRGLSPEEPSKNGTYYSAGVARFGATDGVQVNSTTNNSMMTYAVALASPLPQIKFPNGKGGTVTLVPFGKSVGGGYGMDARAEFQPTLTIVDFYVQALVNTDPKGSDRDDNVNGGRPYAQFRINYEDVEQGNDHDMDAIVLYTIYINEQGKLVVKLDKEYEAAGIHMHMGYMVSGTTVDGIYLDVKSKGNTAYRLNTPPGRAPGYCANLNNSGCNNLPEHTVREFTVTAQDGAELLPGPLWYAAKYGMPNRDPATVEGDPDNYFLVTNALTLKDQLTKAFNDIMQKNAAVTRPAIGKAPIGPTVAQERSLYRTEFDAEKWTGSLVKETLDLTTNQPVSVWESSIPSTRTVKMAQPSGVGLTSFTWAQLENRTFAGKNLQATFSVNENGDTDSNGPARVEYIVGDKTKENSLFRPRSSLLGDIVNSSPALVAGAQYIPYIANKLFGTNNYADFVTAQAAKTPMIYVGANDGMLHGFDANSGEEKFAFIPTPVIEKLHLLTQKTYGVTGQGAHSFYVDGSLHVSDVYIDNEWKTILVGALGAGGRGVFALDVTNPDAISLLWEFTQESAGSLNATSGLSDLGYTFGSPMIIKLKSGEWVAAISSGYNSPNAESGVASLFLLDISTGAVVSKLDAKGQVTNNGLSSFRVADYNSDGLADYIYAGDIQGNLWRFDFTQTTPSISYGAKPLFKAERPITAAPNLVRHPSGVGYLIVVGTGRYLANSDKIPPFSLDSVYGIWDQKTKGEATTALMAVNKSELLKQNFFLQTVADIGDDDKKVTQEIRLLTKKSPNWSTGQHKGWAIDLNVEGNATPDGERMVDEMTVRGEVLFFSTRRPSTDPCESGVEGWTYAVNPSTGGRTDFNVLDLNRSLMVGAEDGYLHGGTLIPVTGFKAPPGGFILTGDKMISSDGTVMDYQARSSNKNRESWFVIPKGKAE; encoded by the coding sequence ATGAAAAATAATTTGCTGATAGCTTTTTCTTGTTTAGCGCTTACAGGTGCACTGCAAGCTGCGCCGCTTGATATTTCAGATGCGCCTATTTTTGTAAACAGTGCGGTACCTCCACTCAATTTATTGGTTATGGGGAAAGACCATAAGCTGTATTATGAGGCCTACAGTGATAACTCAGACTTAGATGGTGACTCTGTAATTGATGTGGGTTATAAGCCTGAGCAGATTGATTACTTTGGCTACTTCAATAGTAATTTATGTTACACCCACTCAGGTGGTAAATTTATCCCTAAAGAGAAGGCGAATAATAAAAAATGCAGCAGTAAATGGAGTGGTGATTTTTTAAACTACTTAGCTACCTCGCGAATGGATGCGCTACGTAAAGTTTTATATGGTGGTTACCGATCAGTTGATAAAACTGATGAAACTGTTTTACAAGCTGCTTATATACCTCGAGATGGTCATAGCTGGGGTAAAGAATATAACCCTGCAAGAGATGCATATAGTATTAAAGACTATGCGCCCTATTCAGAGCCTGCGGTAGGTCACTATCATTTATTTGCCGTTACAACTGATACGCATGATAGTAATGCAGTGCCTAGCTTGAAGGTGCTTACAAATACTAAATATCGAGTGTGGGAGTGGGTGTCTAAAGAAGCGCCGGTTGCTAGTGATAGTTGCTGGGCTGGGGCTTGTACAGGTAAAGGGCCAGCGAATAGCTTAACTATGCTTCCTGAAAGCGTCGTTTCGGGGTTGTCCATGACTGTTTGGGGGCATAGTAATAATAGTCAGCCAAATAGTAGAGCGGAGATGAATTCTCAGTTTAGTGGTAGTAAAACTATATGTGGAAGCACACCTGTTAATCATATTAACAGCGTGATTGGAAACAACGGGTTTACTGTAAAAAATAATAACAATATTTTTGCAGGTGCTAACTCTTCTTGTTTTTCTAACGAGAAGTATATGGTTGAGATTAAAGGTAAGTTAAAATTAACAGAAGGTGGATCGTATAAGTTTAGAAGTATGATGAGAGGTTCTCTCGATTTTACTATCGGCACCCAAAGGTTTGAGTCTTATGATGGAGGCTGGAATGATAAAAATATTAGTTTGGCAGCCGGAGAACATGATATTACTTTGAGGTATCTAAAAGCAAAGCGTGACGGTGAAGATTACTGGGAAATGCAATGGATACCTGCAGGTAATACACCTAAGTCAAAAATGGATCATTACGCCATTAAAATAGATGTGTGCCCTGCCTCGAACTCTGATTTACGAGAAGATAACTGTCAAGCATATCCGAATAAAGGTGGTAAAGCTGTTTATAAACCTACAGGTTTACTGCATGATTTTGGCGCTGAAGATAAAATGTACTTTGGGTTATTGACTGGTAGCTATGAAAATAATATTGATGGTGGTGTGTTAAGAAATAATATTGATAGTTTTACTAAAGAGATTGACCCGCAAACAGGTATTTATAAATCAGCTTATAAAGGTGTTGTTAATACTATTAATAATCTAAAGTTATATGGTTTTGGTGGTACGCAGTATACTGGGTGTGGTTTACTCGCTAATCCGCTTGATACATATTCGAATCAGAAGTGTCACATGTGGGGTAACCCTGTCGCTGAAATGATGTATGAAGGTTTACGTTATTTTTCAGGCGCAGATAAAGCAACTCCCAGTTACTCATATACACAGAATAAGTCAGTAGATAGCACGCTTAGCCTGGAACAGCCTAAATGGGAGTCACCCTATAGAGATGTATCTAAAGGTGGCTACCCAGCTTGCGCTAAACCTGTAATGACAGTTGTGAGTGATATTACTCCGTCGTATGACTATAACGTGCCTGGTAGTAAGTGGAGCTCAAAAGTAGGCTCAGATGCTAAACTTGCTAAGCCTTTAGATGTGGGTGCGCAGGTCGATGCTATTTGGCAAGCTGAGGGCGGTGGTAGTCGCAGTGTGTTTATTGGAGAGTCTAATGGACAAGTGGATTATGCCCCTTCACCTAAAGTAGTTAGCAACCTGTCAACAGTGCGCGGCTTGTCACCAGAAGAACCCAGTAAAAACGGTACCTATTATTCTGCAGGTGTTGCTCGCTTTGGGGCAACTGATGGGGTGCAAGTTAATAGCACCACAAATAACTCAATGATGACCTATGCAGTCGCATTAGCTTCACCACTACCGCAGATTAAATTTCCAAATGGTAAGGGTGGAACGGTTACCTTGGTACCTTTTGGTAAATCAGTGGGTGGTGGTTATGGTATGGATGCTAGAGCTGAATTTCAGCCTACGTTAACCATCGTTGATTTTTATGTTCAAGCACTAGTCAATACTGATCCGAAAGGTTCAGATCGTGATGATAATGTGAATGGAGGTCGTCCTTACGCGCAATTTAGAATTAACTATGAAGACGTCGAGCAAGGTAACGACCATGACATGGACGCTATTGTTTTATATACAATTTATATTAACGAACAAGGAAAGTTAGTCGTTAAGCTTGATAAAGAGTATGAGGCAGCTGGTATTCATATGCACATGGGTTATATGGTCTCTGGAACAACAGTTGACGGTATTTATTTAGACGTAAAGAGTAAAGGCAATACAGCTTATCGTCTAAATACACCTCCAGGCCGAGCCCCCGGTTATTGTGCGAACTTAAATAATTCAGGTTGTAATAATCTGCCTGAGCATACAGTTCGCGAGTTTACAGTGACTGCGCAAGATGGTGCAGAGTTATTACCAGGGCCATTGTGGTATGCGGCTAAGTATGGAATGCCTAATCGTGATCCAGCGACAGTTGAAGGCGATCCTGATAACTACTTTCTCGTGACCAACGCTCTTACTCTGAAAGATCAACTGACAAAAGCATTTAACGATATTATGCAAAAAAATGCTGCAGTGACACGGCCAGCAATTGGCAAAGCACCTATAGGTCCAACCGTAGCTCAAGAGCGAAGCCTTTATCGCACTGAGTTTGATGCTGAAAAGTGGACGGGAAGTCTTGTTAAAGAAACTTTAGACTTAACGACTAACCAGCCTGTAAGTGTGTGGGAGTCTTCTATCCCGTCGACTAGAACAGTGAAAATGGCTCAGCCTTCAGGCGTAGGCTTGACCAGTTTTACTTGGGCGCAATTAGAAAATAGAACGTTTGCAGGTAAAAATTTGCAAGCTACTTTTTCAGTGAATGAAAATGGCGATACAGATAGTAATGGTCCTGCTAGAGTCGAATATATCGTTGGTGATAAAACCAAAGAAAACAGTTTATTTAGACCCCGCAGTTCACTGTTAGGAGATATTGTAAACTCAAGCCCTGCTTTAGTTGCGGGTGCTCAGTACATCCCTTATATAGCTAATAAATTATTTGGTACAAATAACTATGCGGATTTTGTTACAGCGCAAGCTGCTAAAACACCGATGATTTATGTTGGTGCTAATGATGGAATGCTGCATGGTTTTGATGCGAACAGTGGCGAGGAAAAGTTTGCTTTTATTCCTACGCCAGTCATTGAAAAACTTCATCTGTTGACTCAGAAAACCTATGGTGTAACAGGACAAGGTGCACATAGCTTCTATGTTGATGGTTCTTTGCATGTTTCGGATGTATACATTGATAATGAGTGGAAAACTATATTAGTTGGAGCTCTAGGAGCTGGTGGGCGTGGTGTATTTGCGCTTGATGTTACTAATCCAGATGCTATTAGTTTGCTATGGGAGTTTACACAAGAGTCTGCTGGATCGCTGAATGCCACTAGTGGCCTAAGTGACTTAGGCTATACTTTTGGTAGCCCAATGATTATCAAATTAAAAAGCGGTGAATGGGTTGCAGCAATTAGCAGTGGATATAATAGTCCAAATGCAGAATCTGGTGTTGCAAGTCTTTTCTTGCTAGATATCTCTACTGGTGCTGTTGTAAGTAAACTGGATGCAAAAGGCCAGGTAACAAATAATGGTCTGTCTAGTTTCCGCGTCGCTGACTATAACAGTGATGGCTTGGCTGATTATATTTACGCAGGAGATATTCAAGGAAACTTATGGCGCTTTGACTTTACTCAAACGACACCTTCTATATCTTATGGAGCGAAGCCGTTGTTCAAAGCAGAGCGGCCGATAACTGCAGCACCTAACTTAGTACGACATCCTTCAGGTGTTGGCTATTTGATTGTGGTTGGCACTGGCCGCTATTTAGCTAATTCAGATAAAATCCCTCCATTTTCTCTTGATAGTGTTTATGGTATCTGGGATCAGAAAACTAAAGGTGAAGCAACCACTGCTCTGATGGCTGTTAATAAATCAGAACTTTTGAAGCAGAACTTCTTTTTACAAACTGTTGCTGATATTGGCGATGATGATAAGAAAGTTACCCAAGAGATTCGCTTATTAACTAAAAAATCACCTAATTGGAGTACTGGTCAACATAAAGGCTGGGCAATTGACTTAAATGTTGAGGGCAATGCTACGCCAGACGGTGAGCGTATGGTTGATGAGATGACTGTTAGAGGGGAGGTGTTATTCTTTAGTACTCGAAGACCAAGCACAGATCCTTGTGAGTCGGGTGTTGAAGGTTGGACTTATGCTGTTAATCCTTCTACTGGTGGACGAACTGACTTTAACGTGCTTGATTTAAATCGTAGCTTAATGGTTGGCGCGGAAGATGGTTATTTACATGGTGGGACACTAATTCCTGTTACAGGATTTAAAGCCCCACCTGGTGGGTTTATTTTAACTGGAGATAAAATGATTAGCTCTGATGGTACAGTTATGGATTATCAAGCTCGGTCATCTAATAAGAACCGTGAGAGCTGGTTTGTTATTCCTAAAGGAAAAGCCGAGTAA
- a CDS encoding sensor domain-containing diguanylate cyclase — MSRLLSFFSPRLASFLPTGLKATELAQLLSPSQHSMLLSQQRATMIVNRVRLFAMLFAVLTPIWGIVDVMVFSSPLWIKLALLRVLTSAAFAALLVFYRPTGSLLDAYRAMAILFIIPTVFYIASHSLLAGYALSSLSSAVATGYAFLPFVLMAGLAIFPLCLLENILLASILLIAQGLAGYLNWSTLNWPSFAGGFWLLILIAGVTALASTSQLAFMITLVRQAIHDPLTGIFSRSSGKEILNLQWSAAQRNEQPLTLAFFDLDHFKQINDNFGHEAGDKVLQIFVAQVQKKLRASDSLLRWGGEEFLLVMPNTDLDKAECAIERMQSNGFGMRPDGTPLTASVGLAERNADQLDYYKQILALADKRMYLAKQAGRNRICAEG, encoded by the coding sequence ATGTCGAGACTTTTAAGCTTTTTTAGCCCACGTTTGGCTTCTTTTCTTCCCACTGGTTTAAAGGCCACTGAGCTTGCTCAGTTACTGTCGCCCAGCCAGCACTCCATGCTGCTCAGTCAGCAGCGGGCGACGATGATTGTGAATCGTGTGCGTTTGTTTGCCATGTTATTTGCAGTGCTGACACCTATTTGGGGCATTGTTGATGTGATGGTGTTCAGTTCGCCGTTGTGGATTAAGCTGGCTCTTTTACGGGTTCTGACCAGTGCTGCTTTTGCTGCGTTATTAGTCTTTTATCGCCCCACTGGCAGCTTGCTCGATGCCTACCGTGCGATGGCGATTCTATTTATTATTCCTACGGTGTTTTACATCGCTTCACACTCGTTATTGGCCGGTTATGCGCTCAGCAGTTTGTCTTCCGCGGTGGCCACGGGCTATGCCTTTTTGCCTTTTGTATTGATGGCTGGTTTGGCTATTTTTCCTTTGTGTTTATTAGAAAACATATTGCTGGCCAGTATTCTCTTGATCGCTCAAGGTTTGGCCGGCTACTTAAATTGGTCAACCTTGAACTGGCCGTCGTTTGCTGGGGGCTTTTGGCTGTTGATTTTAATTGCTGGGGTTACGGCGCTAGCCAGCACCAGTCAGTTGGCGTTTATGATTACCTTGGTGCGTCAGGCGATTCATGATCCGCTGACCGGTATTTTTTCGCGCAGCAGCGGTAAAGAAATCCTTAACCTTCAGTGGTCTGCAGCGCAGCGTAATGAGCAGCCCTTGACCCTCGCGTTTTTTGATTTAGACCATTTCAAGCAAATTAACGATAATTTTGGCCACGAAGCTGGGGATAAAGTGCTGCAAATTTTTGTCGCCCAGGTGCAAAAGAAGCTGCGCGCCTCCGACAGCTTACTGCGCTGGGGTGGTGAGGAGTTTTTACTGGTGATGCCCAACACTGATCTGGACAAAGCTGAGTGTGCTATTGAGCGTATGCAGAGCAATGGCTTTGGCATGCGCCCCGATGGTACGCCGCTCACGGCCAGTGTGGGTTTGGCTGAGCGCAATGCAGATCAGTTGGACTACTATAAACAGATTTTAGCCTTGGCCGACAAGCGCATGTATCTGGCCAAACAAGCTGGGCGTAACCGTATTTGTGCTGAAGGCTAG
- a CDS encoding RDD family protein, producing the protein MSKNVLQPQGDFPSAGFWKRMAAIFYDFMLCIALVMVVTLIYQQGILRMIYGADALQEMADSGMLDIDPVLSTLVFFSIFAFFAKFWTHGGQTLGMQVWGLRVQNADGSAIDIWQALLRFLIAIFAWLPAGLGFLWILFDTQKRSWSDMYSGSVVVQLPKNVHKK; encoded by the coding sequence ATGTCCAAGAACGTATTACAGCCACAAGGCGACTTCCCCAGCGCCGGTTTCTGGAAGCGCATGGCCGCTATTTTTTACGATTTTATGCTTTGCATTGCCTTGGTGATGGTGGTCACTTTGATCTACCAACAAGGTATTTTGCGCATGATTTATGGCGCAGATGCCTTACAAGAAATGGCCGACAGCGGCATGTTAGACATTGATCCGGTTTTATCTACGCTGGTGTTTTTTTCTATTTTTGCCTTCTTTGCTAAGTTCTGGACCCATGGTGGGCAAACTCTGGGTATGCAGGTGTGGGGCTTGCGTGTGCAGAATGCCGATGGCAGCGCTATTGATATCTGGCAAGCGTTGTTGCGCTTTTTGATTGCGATTTTTGCTTGGCTACCAGCAGGGCTGGGTTTTTTATGGATACTCTTCGACACGCAAAAACGCTCTTGGTCGGACATGTATTCCGGCAGTGTGGTTGTGCAGCTGCCGAAAAACGTTCATAAAAAGTAA